The sequence GAGCTATCACAGAGGTAGAGATAATTATCTCTTGATTTAAAATACCTTCGCTTATATGCATTTTTAGCCATTTAATCTTGCATCTATCTCTTTTAGAGCTTTGATTCTATCTTCTGTGCTAGGGTGGGTTCTAAAAAGAGATGAAAAGTTTTTTGTTACCCCGCTAAATGGATTTATGATAAACATATGAGCACTACTTTCACTAGCATTCTTTAGCATATGACCACCTCTTGCATAGCTATCTAATTTAGATAGTGCTGATATTAGCCATTTTCCACTTCCTGTTAGTAAGGCAGCCCCTCTATCAGCTTCAAATTCTCTACTTCTTGAAATACTCATTTGAATTATAGAAGCAACTATTGGGACAACTATGGCTATGATTAATAATACTATAGGGTTTGAGCGGTTACTATCTCTTTCGCCAAACATTGCACCAAATTGAGCAAAATTTGCAAGCATTGCAATAGCTCCAGCAAAAACCGCGGCAATTGAACCTGTTAAGATGTCATAGTGTCTTACATGGCTTAATTCGTGAGCCAAAACAGCCTCAACCTCTTTTTCGTTCATAAGATCTAAAAGTCCTTCGGTAACAGCTACAACTGCATTATTTGGGTTTCTTCCTGTTGCAAAAGCATTTGGAGTTTTATCAGGTATAATGCATACTTTTGGCATAGGTAAATTTGCTTTTTGTGTAAGTCGTTCTACCATTTCAAAAAGCCCGCTTGCACTATTTCTATCAACCATTATCGCGTTATATCTTTTTAAAACTATTTTATCGCTAAAAAAATAGCTATATAAATTTATCCCACAAGCCATTAAAAAA is a genomic window of Campylobacter blaseri containing:
- the htpX gene encoding zinc metalloprotease HtpX → MEIFKTTFLMVGLMLLFVFVGYAVAGTGGMVIAFLMACGINLYSYFFSDKIVLKRYNAIMVDRNSASGLFEMVERLTQKANLPMPKVCIIPDKTPNAFATGRNPNNAVVAVTEGLLDLMNEKEVEAVLAHELSHVRHYDILTGSIAAVFAGAIAMLANFAQFGAMFGERDSNRSNPIVLLIIAIVVPIVASIIQMSISRSREFEADRGAALLTGSGKWLISALSKLDSYARGGHMLKNASESSAHMFIINPFSGVTKNFSSLFRTHPSTEDRIKALKEIDARLNG